In Danaus plexippus chromosome 19, MEX_DaPlex, whole genome shotgun sequence, the following are encoded in one genomic region:
- the LOC116767926 gene encoding TP53-binding protein 1-like, translated as MEDSSDNIITFNSSAGDSETKTEVPVSPDKPKDISQNLFPESPVYEPDDEVKCIEDDSNMNDQVEKDDNPVHAKRKLSEETCDNNAKILKLDLTEDGVTVTTQTLDDEVSEINDMGNQNEELPSTSRARTPVRSSPGRNKRGNSVEVTPKTPKPRSASVEVVAKNPRTPKSRSASVDVAPKTPKTPKSRSASVDISKAQTPRRVPLDLLAEKDDDVIIHSDDSSSRLSVEFVRELPARKLPDTIPEESGSELNDSQNFHLILSPVENYDPNDNEKSNADTNYDTEKVTGKEREVIDAGKVATRSGYNYSEMSSVTSQAPNDCKERATDQESTDSIGSMGLDSPEPVASVASKLISKLSNGNSSTPTDVNDPAQEITPDMCKLNGNKGKRGKNESFRVSNTTTPSTISPLQNGHSLPISTPLIPVFDVHVSHNEDCEFLSLYVVRTDNDVGMDMCREYQRISKRFTIDPYLGDVSVSNSPSSVTSGGLMSLPNRTSFASTISSTSSSSTRTSDGAFVVPPPPRKSVSNPTTTVKGYEALMKKLQDIFSHIRDASIEANRSLNDDKISVGIQASISEATFSNGNASPEEVSKCDKATPKSSLKKTRVRGRRPIAGKTKRALLPTQHEEAEYMQGMNSPEMIPSNGDTGKISPKEEKPAVVGTPKSVSKLKQKRRPPSPRPATPVEKAIAKPEYPGFAPDTVVLAKWVDKRYYSGKVLEITEPNKYLIKFDDGQSKVLLDDFIIFGDMKKLPLQGQSVYALVDEELNYEPGLVLGVEENGSGTVTYRCTTDGDTIVVVTASELYLTEDQARSLKESRARSPATPTTPRRRHHRELDLDNIIQGPRSARSRDKGSSSARKRVASPKSPKASTSGVKTKSIARKRLASESSELSENSNSAPARIEEVAGVEPEVQRTPRKIDGVKAGPLQLKGAAKQNIGKKNSKLTKFENDEDTISALGPIPTDSKMFAGYCFLLTCTEPPKKNRVTDRKEKQMNQDSRHYSSEEDGESTAAGTDTEDLVFCERPYNKERLREQLETAGGVVYSHFDDVPKTKYPQCYLISPRPCLTAKYISCLAAAIKAVSHDWVIQSCMVGHLLDVDSFVLPTGWSLKKSSFVNWTTSSGKRNTTFKDKIILLCGDQDTFVKFWERVCTLAGATTRIVNEDNLNMTGAIALVTEWDCPHEVQNKANQDNIPLVSTTWVVQCLIEGKVVAPTALDKFSFMYAEPE; from the exons ATGGAGGATTCCAGTGATAACATTATCACTTTTAATTCATCAGCAGGAGATTCAG AGACGAAGACAGAGGTGCCCGTAAGTCCCGACAAACCCAAGGATATATCTCAGAACCTCTTCCCCGAGAGTCCGGTGTATGAACCTGATGATGAAGTAAAATGCATTGAG GATGACAGCAATATGAATGATCAGGTCGAAAAAG ATGACAACCCCGTCCACGCTAAACGGAAACTGTCAGAGGAAACATGTGATAACAACGCTAAAATACTTAAACTGGATCTGACGGAAGACGGAGTTACTGTGACGACGCAGACCTTGGACGACGAGGTGTCGGAAATCAATGATATGGGAAACCAGAATGAGGAACTACCCTCGACATCGCGCGCGCGGACGCCAGTGCGGTCGAGTCCTGGGAGGAACAAGAGAGGCAACAGCGTCGAAGTCACCCCAAAAACCCCAAAACCTCGATCCGCCAGTGTCGAAGTCGTCGCCAAGAACCCAAGAACCCCAAAATCTAGATCCGCCAGTGTCGATGTCGCCCCTAAAACCCCAAAAACCCCAAAATCCAGGTCCGCCAGTGTTGACATATCTAAAGCTCAGACGCCCCGCAGAGTACCGTTAGATTTATTAGCAGAAAAAGACGATGACGTCATTATACATTCCGATGACAGTTCAAGCCGACTGAGCGTGGAGTTCGTTAGAGAACTGCCAGCGCGGAAACTACCGGACACCATCCCAGAAGAAAGCGGCTCCGAACTGAACGATTCGCAGAACTTCCATTTAATTCTGTCGCCGGTCGAGAACTATGACCCGAACGATAACGAGAAATCGAATGCAGACACGAACTACGATACTGAGAAAGTGACCGGCAAAGAGAGGGAAGTTATTGATGCTGGGAAGGTTGCGACTAGAAGCGGCTACAACTACTCCGAGATGAGCAGCGTCACATCTCAGGCACCAAACGACTGTAAGGAACGTGCGACGGACCAGGAGAGCACGGATAGCATAGGGTCGATGGGCCTCGACAGCCCCGAACCAGTTGCTAGCGTCGCTTCCAAGCTCATATCCAAGCTGTCTAACGGAAACTCATCCACACCGACGGACGTCAACGATCCGGCTCAAGAAATAACCCCCGATATGTGCAAGCTGAATGGGAACAAGGGGAAACGGGGGAAAAACGAATCGTTCAGAGTCAGCAACACGACGACGCCGTCCACCATATCGCCTTTGCAGAACGGACATTCCTTGCCTATAAGCACACCCCTGATTCCGGTTTTCGACGTACATGTCAGTCACAACGAGGACTGCGAGTTCCTGTCGTTGTACGTCGTTAGAACCGATAACGACGTGGGCATGGACATGTGCAGGGAGTACCAAAGAATATCGAAGAGGTTCACCATAGATCCTTACTTAGGCGACGTGTCGGTCAGTAACTCCCCGTCCAGCGTCACGAGCGGCGGACTCATGAGTCTGCCGAACAGAACCTCCTTCGCCTCGACTATTAGTTCCACGTCATCATCCAGCACTCGCACCAGTGACGGAGCCTTCGTGGTCCCCCCACCTCCGAGGAAATCCGTATCCAACCCTACCACCACCGTGAAAGGTTACGAGGCGCTGATGAAAAAACTGCAAGACATATTTTCGCACATCAGAGACGCGTCCATAGAAGCGAACCGATCTCTCAACGACGACAAAATATCCGTCGGCATTCAGGCTTCCATATCCGAAGCAACCTTCAGCAACGGCAACGCGAGTCCAGAAGAGGTCAGCAAATGTGACAAAGCGACGCCGAAGAGCTCGCTCAAAAAGACACGAGTGAGAGGACGAAGGCCGATAGCGGGGAAGACTAAGAGAGCCTTGCTGCCCACGCAACACGAAGAAGCGGAGTACATGCAGGGAATGAACTCGCCGGAAATGATCCCCAGCAACGGAGACACCGGGAAGATATCACCGAAAGAGGAAAAGCCCGCTGTTGTAGGAACACCGAAGTCGGTTAGcaagttaaaacaaaaacgtaGACCTCCCTCCCCGCGGCCGGCGACTCCGGTCGAGAAGGCGATCGCGAAGCCCGAGTACCCCGGCTTTGCACCGGACACGGTAGTCCTGGCCAAATGGGTGGACAAGAGATACTATTCCGGAAAAGTACTAGAGATCACCGAACCCAACAAGTATCTGATCAAGTTCGACGACGGTCAGAGCAAAGTCCTCCTGGACGACTTCATAATATTCGGCGACATGAAGAAGCTGCCGCTGCAAGGACAGTCGGTGTACGCGCTGGTCGACGAGGAGTTGAACTACGAACCGGGACTCGTGCTGGGGGTGGAGGAGAACGGTAGCGGCACGGTCACTTACAGATGCACCACCGACGG GGACACGATAGTAGTGGTGACGGCAAGCGAGTTATATCTCACCGAAGACCAGGCCAGGTCGCTCAAGGAGTCCAGGGCCAGGTCACCAGCAACGCCGACCACGCCCAGGCGGAGACATCACAGAGAGTTAGACCTCGATAATATTATACAG GGTCCTCGCAGTGCAAGAAGTCGAGACAAAGGCAGCTCCAGTGCAAGAAAACGAGTGGCGTCACCCAAAAGTCCCAAAGCGTCTACCTCAg gtGTTAAAACGAAGAGCATAGCTCGCAAGCGTCTGGCTAGCGAAAGTAGTGAGCTGAGTGAGAACAGCAACTCGGCGCCGGCCAGGATCGAGGAAGTCGCTGGGGTGGAGCCCGAGGTGCAGCGGACGCCGAGGAAGATAGACGGAGTTAAGG CCGGACCCCTTCAGTTGAAGGGAGCGGCCAAACAGAACATTGGGAAGAAGAATTCTAAGCTGACGAAGTTTGAAAACGATGAAGATACTATCTCAGCGCTGGGGCCCATCCCCACCGACAGCAAGATGTTCGCTGGCTACTGTTTCCTTCTAACATGTACGGAACCACCCAAGAAGAATAGAGTGACGGACAGGAAGGAGAAACAG ATGAACCAGGACAGCCGGCATTACTCCTCGGAGGAAGACGGTGAGAGCACAGCCGCTGGGACGGACACGGAGGACCTGGTGTTCTGTGAACGACCCTACAACAAGGAACGACTGCGGGAACAGCTGGAAACAGCTGGAGGAGTTGTTTACAG TCATTTCGACGACGTGCCAAAGACGAAGTACCCGCAATGCTACCTGATATCGCCCCGTCCCTGCCTCACCGCTAAGTACATCTCCTGCCTGGCCGCGGCGATAAAGGCCGTGTCCCACGACTGGGTGATACAATCTTGCATGGTGGGTCACCTGCTGGATGTGGACTCGTTCGTGCTGCCCACCGGCTGGAGCTTAAAGAAGTCATCATTCGTTAATTGG ACGACATCATCTGGCAAAAGAAACACGACCTTCAAGGACAAGATAATACTCCTGTGCGGAGATCAAGATACATTTGTTAAATTCTGGGAGCGCGTCTGTACGTTGGCCGGCGCTACGACAAGAATTGTCAATGAAGATAACTTAAATATGACCGGGGCCATTGCCCTGGTGACCGAGTGGGACTGTCCTCATGAAGTACAGAATAAAGCGAACCAGGATAACATACCGCTAGTGTCGACGACCTGGGTGGTCCAGTGCCTGATTGAGGGCAAGGTCGTCGCCCCCACCGCCTTGGACAAGTTCTCATTTATGTACGCGGAGCCCGAATGA
- the LOC116768061 gene encoding uncharacterized protein LOC116768061: MYEAGIFVFGTKLFPERSRDGISSLPLELSWQIFKYLDDVTLRNASFVCITWKRIIHSNKSLKRRLNHFETVLKVGSENLAKYHRRNRKILKKLDKKNYLSIGESKVEWTRETIIKTKRPGENIVVRTKRYKLF, from the exons ATGTATGAGGCTgggatttttgtttttggcaCTAAATTATTCCCGGAACGGTCTCGAGACGGTATTTCTTCTTTGCCACTTGAGCTCTCGTGGCAAATATTCAA gtacCTAGATGACGTAACTCTGAGAAACGCAAGTTTCGTCTGCATAACCTGGAAGAGGattattcattcaaataaatcacTGAAACGTCGACTTAATCACTTTGAAACAGTTTTGAAAGTAGGGTCTGAAAACTTGGCCAAATATCACAGAAGAAATAGAAAGATATTGAAGAAACTTgacaagaaaaattatttgagtATTGGAGAGAGTAAAG TGGAATGGACAAGGGAAACgataattaaaacgaaaagaCCGGGAGAAAACATCGTGGTTCGCACAAAGAGATACAAACTTttttga